The sequence agagaataCCGAGCTGGATATGTGGTAAAGTGGATATGCCTGGAAATACCGGGTACGCGAGTCTTGCCTTGAGCGGAGTCCTTGGTAAGTAAGAAAATAGCGAAACGTAGACGGGCTTGCAATTTTCGCCGCTCTCTCTCTCGTGACGTCATGAGAGATTAGAGCAGCGTCCGCTCGGAAGTACAATTAGCGGCGAacgatgattggatgaaacggCTCAATGGGGTGCATCGGTGCGCACGGGTGCCATTTGCCGAATCCGCCATAAGTCTCATTCGATGAATGAGGATTACAATGCATTCTGAAGAATCCAGTGGCTCAACATATTGATTTGCGAGAACTTTCCGAACAGAAAGGGCCCAAGCAATCGAAATTACATTGAAATCCACAACATCGCACTAAAAACGTACCGACGCTGTAAttctggcgcgaaattcaaaaagaAAGGATTGCCCTTCATTTACCTTCTTTTATAGTATGCAGCAATCAAGTGGTCTGCCAGACAAGGAAATACAAATTGGAtcttaaaaataaaagaagatgaTTTACTGGACTACGCTAACTTAACGTTGGTCTCTGTCCTTTCAGGCTGCAATCTGCAGGACGATAAGACACCCTTTTCTTCAGTCGTTTCAGAAAGATTCAAGGGAACTTGAtaaagtggaagcttgggcgagttggtgattcaatatcgacatgtttgcacagcgcaaacattattttaattacttttgctcatgtatatagttctggcaatttcgcaaataaagatcagttgaagtcagcgcatgtgttgtgttcttccttcagtcctcgtcttttgcactgtgcaaacatgtcgatttTTAAGGGAACGCAGCCAACAGTACAGAATACATAAAGATAAAGGACGAGCAAGTATGGCGCCCCGTATTTGCACGCTTACGGTTGCACCGATGCTCGTAACTTATCTTTGATGCGACGTGCCGCACCCTGCGTGGACCTCAGTGCCCAGCTGTCAGACGGTGAAACGGGAAGCGGGCGTCTCTTCTGGTGAGAAATCGAGCCCTAGAAACAGTTCCTCCGAGATGTCCAGTGAAACTGGCGGAACTTCGTTGCGAGCAAAACCTGTAGGGCGTAAAAGTAAAGCGAAAATCTGCTCGTTTGGGCAGAAGGTGCGTGACCGTTAATAGGTCCTTACACAACGCAAGTGCTTATGCGACTGCTGTTTACAATTATTAAAAATCGGGCATCGAAACAAAATTATTTCGCTTATCAATGTTCACAGCAGCGGCGGACGCCACATGCACAATGTTCACTAACACCATCATTTTACTAATTGGCAATAAGTAAGCTGAAATACTCTATAGGGTGGACGTCGATATTTCAGAAGTGTACTCAAAGCAGAACTTACATTTTCTTAAAGAGCGCCTCGCAAGGGCTTCGAGAAATACGGACTCAATTCATACCGTGAAATGCGCTGTACAGCAAAGAAGCAAAATTGAGGTATAATTGGCCATTTAAGAACAGCACAAATTAAGCTTCGAAGTTAGTCATTTGCGGCCCGTGTTCACAAAAGATTGTGACGCTGGAATTCTTCGAAACCGATCCTGATGCTAGAGGTTGACGATCATTGCCCACTATGTTTCGCGAATTTGGCCTCTGGTCAAGAATCCAACACGGGACCGACGAGGTCGCTGAACCAGTTGATCTCACCAGGAGGCCAGCAGAAGGAGGTCGGTTGTACAAGATTAAAAATTGCACTGAATATGTAATCCGAGTATAATTTTCGGCGGAACAGCTATTAGAATCAGGAATTGTTGGATGTACATTATCAGCACAAATTCAGAACCCATCAATTCAGAAACCACTCCAAAGCTCCGTTTAAGCCTTGTAGTTTCGTTTGCAGGTCGACCTGTATTAGTTATAGCAGTTTGAGACACCAAAACTGATACAGTGGTTGTGCGTAGAAGCTAGCTATACAGAGCCATTACACGTCGCTCTTCCATCTAATTATGCGTAATATATGCTAGGCGTCCGTTCCAATTTATGCTGTTTGTAAGTGTCCCTGTGCGGTCCTCTTCCGGTTAATGAATATGAAAAGTCAGTGCAGCAGAATTTGAACTGTGGGTGATgaattgtcatccacccggcACGATGCTACAATGGAAGCCCAATACTGGTTGGTCACTCAGAAAGCAAGCACAACACGACGTATACGCCCAGCTTTTGTTTATTGATCGACCAGTCGCGTTACACCGATTTGCGAAGTATGGTCTCGTCTATACAGGTGGCTTGAGATGAGGCGAGGTGACTGCGCGCGCAGCGGCGTATGGGACTTGTACAAGCATAGCGACAATGCGGATGGCGATGAGAGGTTCGGGCGCTGGGCTTGGCGCGTCTTAGACCTCGACGGGAACGTTGCACACGAACGTGAGGAAGTACGAGATCTGCGTGTAGACGTCGCTTCCTCCCGCCTTGCACTGGTAGTCGTTGGCGACGCCCACGAGCGTGAATTCACCGGTCGGCGCCATCTGCACTACCGGGGAGCCGCGGTCGCCCTGCAAACAGAGTCCATGAGCATCGACAGCCGAAGCAACCCCGACCGTGCACCCCGTATACGGTACAATGAAGTGCTATTCCGGCACAGAGGAAGAAGACGGAGGTGCATGTAGCATCAGTGAGCCCCGGCACTTTAAATCCCAATTACAAGATACGTATGTCACCCTAACTTATTCAAAGTAAACGCTAACAGTTCCTTCTCAGCcggatcccccagagtgggttgcgccatttcgcTAGGTAACAAGAACAAGCCGTGCCTCTGACGCCGACCCTCGCGTTCGAACTTGGGAACTAGGCCTTACGTGGTCGCAGGACAGTTCAGGGCGCTGGTACGCGGCAGCTCTCAGCGGGTCCTTCAGGTGAATGGTTCTTGTACACTAGAGGTACTGTGCCATGTTACCAGCGGCTAGTGATGCCTACTTGCCCGTGAGGTGGTGAAGGCCTATGTCCACGAATTTACCGCGCTTGTGATGACTATAGGCTCCGAATTTTTGCACCTAATTCTCCCTGGTGGGTCCAGCGATGTATTCACGACCGTAAACGTATACGCATGGTCTGGAATTACGGCACGGTTTTTCAAACAGAAAGTCAATACGGAACTGTCCTGCGAGCCAATTGGAGCCGAcgaattcgacaatatggcggagTAAGACTGTCCAGAATAGCACATTAGCAGAGCTGGATGTCTGCACTTCTTGCGGTATACCCTCTGTCTCGGTTCGGAACAGGGGCGGCCGCGCGTACGCACCGTGCAGATGCCGGCTTTCTTGCCCAGTGCGCAGAAGGCGTAGGGCTTGTTCCTGAACAGGGGGCACTGGTCGCCGCCGAGCTTCTCAATGTTCACTTCTTGCATCACGTTGTTGCGGCGGCCTGCACATCGACGAGTACAGAAAATGAGTCATCGACGAGTAGATAGTTAGACGGGTATAGGTACACATAAGacattttacctgtgaacaaggctcccgtgtgggagccgaaacgtcttgttttcttttaagtctttatttggtcggcgaagtgccccgggtttttttaCCTTTTAATCATAAATAACCATGTTGCAGAGGGTGCAATATCTGCGCAGAACAGCAGATCGACGCTGTAGTATAGAAGAGGAAGAAAACGCGGATATGGGACAATGAAGTAGACAGAACGACATTGAGGAAGACAACTGAGCAGGAGTGaaagacccccctccccccccccctccccccccttggGCTTTACGCGAGAAAGCGTCCCAATTGCTACACCGCCACGTGGGAGGTCAGCCAGCCTCCATGTCGCGGCACGTCGTTGAATTTAGACAGTGATACAGCAGTTCGTAAGAAAAGCTGATGAAAGTGCCGGCGGATGCCTGCGCTCAAATGCGACACCGAACGTCGAGGGGGTGATGGACCATTCCCATTCGCGTCGAGCGGGTCACAAACGGGCAACTTGCGCGAATCACGAACCAGATGACATGCGTCACCCGAAGCCGACGCCATGGCTGAGGTCACGCGGCCGACGATGGCTCGAATGATAGGAAAGAAATGCCATTTTACCATAGGCACGGGCGTTACGCGATAATCTACGATTCGTTACCTTTCAGGTGTTATATCGCACAGAGACCGGAAAGGTAACGAGTCGGGTCCTCGTTGCGTGCGTGCAATAGTATTGGAACAATCACGCTAACGGACTTTTTATACGGAGGAGGGTTGCACGGCACAAATGGCGTAGGAGCTATTATACCGGCGGAACTTGCACTCGCCTTTGTCGTCGTATCCGAAGCCGGTGAGCGTCAGCCAGCCTTGAACGTCGACGCGTGGCTCCGGCAGGCAGACGGGGTTGATGAAGCCGTTGGTCGAGCCGAAGTCCACCTCGCGCTCCAGTTGCAGCAGGGCCAGGTCGTAGCTGTACATGTCGCGCTCGGGGTCCCAGCGGGGGTGCAGCACACGCCGGTACACCTGCACGTAGCAAAGGTTCGTCACAACGGAGGATGAACAGCGCAAGGAAGAACGACGACTAAGAAACGCTGGAATCTCGCCAAATTTTCCGCGGTTGCTGCAGATGCGTCGCGATGTCAGAGCTTTGCCAACGCAAACAGGTGAATCGTCAAGGGTTGCGAGTTGTGTGGTCGTTATCCGTAATAACGAGACCGCGCGCGCCCAGTATCCGTGGATGGGTTGGCGAAGAACAA comes from Dermacentor andersoni chromosome 9, qqDerAnde1_hic_scaffold, whole genome shotgun sequence and encodes:
- the LOC126527279 gene encoding transmembrane protease serine 6-like is translated as MDLLMLVNLIAFCCISGLSAASYPYKPYCLPCVPRNCGRPRDPWDGLPGRTYGGANSTRGRYPWHAIVYADGAPVGGGALVSCNFVLTTAHLVQDYRPTKLQVKLGKVDLDKESPTERTYAVYRRVLHPRWDPERDMYSYDLALLQLEREVDFGSTNGFINPVCLPEPRVDVQGWLTLTGFGYDDKGRRNNVMQEVNIEKLGGDQCPLFRNKPYAFCALGKKAGICTGDRGSPVVQMAPTGEFTLVGVANDYQCKAGGSDVYTQISYFLTFVCNVPVEV